From Marivirga harenae, one genomic window encodes:
- a CDS encoding PadR family transcriptional regulator: MKETKLGEFEEVILLVVAILGEEAYSLKVAEEFENQTGRSVSIGSVHSTMDRLSKKDFLSSEMGEPSANRGGRRKRIYKITAIGQEVLKNSQDFKVSLWNQIPGLSLNKLSINHLNLS, encoded by the coding sequence ATGAAAGAGACAAAGCTCGGAGAATTTGAAGAGGTGATTTTACTGGTCGTAGCCATTTTAGGAGAAGAGGCATATTCACTAAAAGTTGCAGAAGAGTTTGAAAACCAAACCGGAAGAAGTGTTTCCATTGGTTCAGTGCATTCTACTATGGATCGTTTATCTAAGAAAGATTTTTTAAGCTCGGAAATGGGTGAACCTTCAGCTAACAGGGGAGGAAGACGGAAAAGAATTTATAAGATTACAGCTATCGGTCAAGAGGTATTGAAAAATTCGCAGGATTTCAAAGTGTCCTTATGGAATCAAATCCCTGGATTATCTTTAAATAAACTCTCTATTAATCATTTAAATCTTTCCTAA